A stretch of DNA from Archangium lipolyticum:
CCTGCGGGTTCCACGAGGCCTGCAGGAAGAGCGAGCGCAGGAAGACGCGCAGCAGCACTCCCCGGCTGAGCGGCGGGCTGGCCACGCTCATGAACATCCCCGCAGGGTGGTGAGGAGGACGACCACCCCGGTGACGACGGCGGCACCCACGCCGGCGTACACGGGGGCGCGCCGGGCATGGCTGCCCTTCGCGGCGAGAGAGGCAGCCACCGAGGCCATGGCCGGGTAGGCCCACGCCAGGCCGCGCAGCAGGGGCAGGGGCATCCGCTCCAGCAGCGGCCCGATGAAGAAGCCCGCCAGCGCGCACGAGGCCGTCATCGCCCCGAAGAGGACGAAGTGGGGCCACATGCCCCAGAGGTTCTGCTGCATGGCCCGGGTGAGCTGGCCGGCTTCGGCCGAGGCCATGGCCTTGCGGGCCAGCCGCGCCGAGTAGCGCTCCAGGCCCCGGTCCACCCGCTGCCCCACGCGCCCCAGTCCCACGAAGAGGAGCACCGCGAGCGACCAGAGGGCCGGGGTGGAGCCCGCGCCAGTGGCCGCCGCCATGGTGGCCGCCGCCGCCGAGGTGCCGGTGGCCGACAGCGTGTCGTTGTCCGGCAACGAGGCGCCCAGGTTCGCCGTCCCCAGGTGGAAGAGCTCCAGCAGCATGCCCACGAAGAGGCCCGAGGGCACGTCGTTGAGCAGCAGCCCCATGACGGTGGCCGACACCAGGGGACGGGAGAACATGGCCTGGAGGAAGGCCTTGCGCTCCACCGCGACGAGGCCGCCCCAGACGCCAGCGAGCGCCACCTGGGTCCAGCCCACGCTCACGAACTCACCCGGCCTTTCCCCAGCGCTCTTGCAGCTCCGGCAGCTCCACCGGCTTCTCCACCGGCACCGCCCTCGCCTCCACCCGTACCCCCTCGCCCGCCAGCCGCTGCAACGCCTGCAGCTCCGACTCGGCCAGGAAGACGGACGGGGACACCTGCCGCCGGCCCGTCCCGAAGTGCACGTTGCCCAGGTTGAGCTGATCCACCTTCAGCCCGTGCGCCTGGGCGAAGGGGACCGCCGCCACGTCCCGCAGCAGCACCAGCGTCTTCACCGCATCCTTCGAGATGCCCGCGAAGTCCACCTGCGCCAGGGGAAGAATCTGCACCTCGATGGCGCTCTGCACCGCCAGGGCCATGGCGGCACGCACCAGCGGGCTCGAGGCCGCCTCGTCGTCAGCGACGACGACGCGCGAGACCTTCAGGTGGGGGAGCCAGGCCTCGACGACCTGACCATGGATGAGGCGGTTGTCGACGCGGACCAGGGTGATCACGGCAGACTCGAATCGCCCACCCTTGGGGGGCCGTCAAGTTCGCGGCACGTCCTGCTGACGCTGCTGGGCCTCTCGCAACAGGGCCGACGCACAGGTGATGTTGCGCTGACCATAGGAAGCCAACTGCGTGGCCATCTCCGGCAACGGCAGCTCCTCGGAACGCAGGGAGTTGGCCTTCAGGAGCATGGGAAGATTGACGCCCGCGAGCACTTCCAGCTTACCCGACTGGCAGCGCTCCGAACACATCATCAGCGACTCCTTGCAGGGAGTGCCGCCGAAGAGGTCGGCCATGACGATGACGCCATCGCCCTGGTCCACGCCGCTGACCGCCTGCCTCATCTTCACCCGGAGATCCTCCACCGAGGTCCCAGGCTCGATGTTGCAGGTCGCCACCGCGGGCAGCTTGCCCACGATCTGCTCAGCGGTCGCCACCAGCTCGTCCGCCAGACGTCCGTGCGATGCCACTACGAGGCCGACCATGATCACCTCTCACCAGCCCCCCCGGGCTGCCTGACTACGCCTGAATGGTGCGATGCGCAACCCCCACCGAAAGTTTCCGCTGGCACCCAAGCCTGCTCCCTACCCCATCCCACCTCCCCT
This window harbors:
- a CDS encoding PTS sugar transporter subunit IIC codes for the protein MSVGWTQVALAGVWGGLVAVERKAFLQAMFSRPLVSATVMGLLLNDVPSGLFVGMLLELFHLGTANLGASLPDNDTLSATGTSAAAATMAAATGAGSTPALWSLAVLLFVGLGRVGQRVDRGLERYSARLARKAMASAEAGQLTRAMQQNLWGMWPHFVLFGAMTASCALAGFFIGPLLERMPLPLLRGLAWAYPAMASVAASLAAKGSHARRAPVYAGVGAAVVTGVVVLLTTLRGCS
- a CDS encoding PTS sugar transporter subunit IIA, translating into MVGLVVASHGRLADELVATAEQIVGKLPAVATCNIEPGTSVEDLRVKMRQAVSGVDQGDGVIVMADLFGGTPCKESLMMCSERCQSGKLEVLAGVNLPMLLKANSLRSEELPLPEMATQLASYGQRNITCASALLREAQQRQQDVPRT
- a CDS encoding PTS sugar transporter subunit IIB, encoding MITLVRVDNRLIHGQVVEAWLPHLKVSRVVVADDEAASSPLVRAAMALAVQSAIEVQILPLAQVDFAGISKDAVKTLVLLRDVAAVPFAQAHGLKVDQLNLGNVHFGTGRRQVSPSVFLAESELQALQRLAGEGVRVEARAVPVEKPVELPELQERWGKAG